From Synoicihabitans lomoniglobus, the proteins below share one genomic window:
- a CDS encoding non-ribosomal peptide synthetase, whose product MELKLSPHQERIWFIDHFERGQVYPHPPVYHNLPLVIRGKGNIPAAMARAALERIVSRHEVLRTRIVERAVPATQTIAPESTFPWQETTLERDTSEASVIAHLVAANLVPFQLDRQPLLRSEFVRCGDCNPDYWWLITLHHVIADRPTLRFLAEEIGGALGGAAPVSPDFHYPDYVEWQRELPPDAMEPLLFHWKWQLRGRIPPLELPTARPRVAVHTFTGARHTFTWSAATTAILRTMATSRQTTLSAVALALFTVLLHRYARQDEIVIGTSAPNRRPPGTAGLMGPVANLVVLRSQLAGNPAWTDFLTVFAHTLSDALEHQEMPFDSLVRALNPAKDMSRTALFDVLATVDETPLPAFELGAELGSGHMLDLNLGQGKYDLALHLQIQADETIAGTLTYNTDLHDEGFVTQLARHLERLAQAVAAAPTTGIAELPLLDDAEKQQLRHAFNDSAAAAPRDETLASLFAAQIAAHPDHTALTCGDVQLTYRELDQRANQLAHHLQSQLVAPNQLVAVALDRSPALIIALLGVLKAGAGYLPLDPDHPLDRITFTLEDAAVRHLITTETLAERIRPPASVSAITLLDRQAEQLSALATTAPEVASRPAHLAYCIYTSGSTGRPKGALIEHRQVVRLLCNDRSAFDFQASDVWTLFHSACFDFSVWEMYGALLFGGRLVIVPADTARDPAAFATLLATQGVTILNQTPSAFRQLSAELARRQHPALALRLVIFGGEALAPLHLRDFAAAYPDVDLINMYGITETTVHVTYHRITPDDIAENRPIIGRPIPTTTTLIMDERSQLVPLGVPGEICVGGEGLARGYLRREELTREKFIAHPYEPGQRLYRSGDLGRLQADGTMLHLGRIDDQVQVRGFRVELGEIQTRLLQHPAVTAAEVVARDRKDGTTELVSYLVAKTAVTTAALRHHVADTLPDYMVPNTFVLLETMPVTVNGKIDRRALPDPAESLTASGPVFSPPVGDVECFLADTFAALLSVENVGRDHHFFELGGHSLLAAQLVSRLRERFHVEIPLRHVFESPSVAALATVITSARSSVTASATDSPTAIPRAARRVAAPAALTES is encoded by the coding sequence ATGGAGCTAAAGTTATCCCCCCATCAGGAAAGAATCTGGTTCATCGATCACTTTGAACGCGGACAGGTATATCCTCATCCTCCTGTATACCATAATCTTCCGTTAGTCATCCGGGGGAAAGGCAACATTCCCGCAGCCATGGCTCGGGCCGCACTGGAACGAATTGTCAGCCGTCATGAGGTGCTGCGCACCCGCATCGTCGAACGGGCGGTTCCCGCCACCCAAACCATCGCGCCGGAAAGCACCTTTCCTTGGCAAGAGACCACGTTGGAGCGCGATACCTCTGAGGCGTCCGTGATCGCGCATTTGGTCGCGGCCAACCTCGTGCCGTTCCAGCTCGACCGGCAACCGTTGCTGCGAAGTGAGTTCGTGCGGTGTGGTGACTGTAATCCTGATTATTGGTGGCTGATCACTTTGCATCACGTGATTGCCGACCGCCCCACGCTGCGCTTCTTGGCCGAGGAAATTGGGGGGGCGCTGGGCGGCGCCGCCCCGGTGTCTCCAGATTTTCACTACCCGGACTACGTCGAATGGCAGCGGGAACTCCCCCCCGACGCCATGGAGCCGTTGTTGTTTCACTGGAAGTGGCAACTGCGCGGACGCATCCCCCCGCTCGAGTTGCCCACCGCGCGACCGCGCGTGGCCGTGCACACCTTCACCGGAGCGCGGCACACCTTTACTTGGTCGGCCGCCACGACCGCCATCCTGCGCACAATGGCAACCTCCCGGCAAACGACGTTGTCCGCCGTCGCGTTGGCTTTGTTCACGGTCCTGCTGCACCGTTACGCCCGGCAGGATGAAATCGTCATCGGCACCTCCGCCCCCAATCGCCGCCCACCCGGCACGGCGGGATTGATGGGACCCGTCGCGAACCTCGTGGTGCTCCGCAGTCAGTTGGCGGGCAACCCCGCCTGGACGGATTTCCTCACCGTATTCGCCCACACCTTGTCCGACGCTCTGGAGCATCAGGAAATGCCCTTCGACTCGTTGGTCCGCGCGCTCAACCCCGCCAAGGATATGAGCCGCACCGCCCTGTTCGATGTGCTGGCCACCGTGGATGAAACGCCTCTGCCCGCGTTCGAGCTCGGTGCGGAGCTCGGCTCCGGGCACATGCTCGACCTCAATCTCGGTCAGGGCAAATACGACCTCGCGCTTCATCTTCAAATCCAAGCCGACGAAACCATCGCAGGCACGTTGACCTATAACACCGATCTGCACGACGAAGGTTTCGTCACGCAGCTTGCCCGTCATTTGGAACGCTTGGCGCAAGCGGTCGCGGCGGCCCCGACCACCGGTATTGCCGAGCTGCCGCTGTTGGATGACGCGGAAAAACAACAGCTTCGCCATGCCTTCAATGACTCCGCCGCCGCCGCGCCGCGCGATGAAACCCTCGCTTCACTCTTCGCCGCCCAAATCGCCGCCCATCCCGATCACACCGCTCTGACCTGTGGCGATGTTCAACTTACCTACCGTGAGCTGGATCAGCGTGCCAACCAGCTGGCCCATCACCTTCAATCGCAATTGGTCGCGCCCAATCAACTCGTGGCCGTCGCCCTCGATCGCTCGCCCGCGCTGATCATCGCACTGCTCGGTGTGCTGAAGGCCGGGGCGGGTTACCTGCCGCTCGATCCCGACCACCCGCTCGACCGCATCACGTTCACGTTGGAGGACGCCGCAGTGCGTCATCTCATCACGACCGAAACGTTGGCCGAACGTATTCGTCCGCCCGCATCCGTATCCGCGATTACATTACTCGACCGCCAGGCCGAACAACTTTCAGCGCTCGCCACCACGGCACCGGAGGTTGCATCCCGCCCGGCGCACCTCGCCTATTGCATCTATACTTCCGGCTCCACCGGCCGACCCAAGGGAGCGTTGATCGAGCATCGCCAAGTCGTGCGGCTGTTATGCAACGATCGCAGCGCCTTCGATTTTCAAGCCAGCGATGTTTGGACGCTGTTTCACTCCGCTTGCTTCGATTTTTCGGTTTGGGAAATGTATGGGGCCCTCCTGTTCGGCGGCCGCCTGGTGATTGTGCCCGCCGATACCGCGCGCGATCCCGCCGCCTTCGCCACCCTCTTGGCGACCCAGGGAGTAACGATTCTCAACCAAACCCCCAGCGCGTTCCGCCAACTCAGCGCGGAACTCGCTCGGCGGCAGCACCCGGCGCTGGCGCTGCGCCTAGTCATTTTCGGGGGCGAAGCCCTGGCCCCGCTACACCTCCGTGATTTCGCGGCCGCGTATCCCGACGTCGATCTCATCAACATGTATGGGATCACCGAGACCACCGTGCACGTCACCTATCACCGCATCACGCCTGATGACATCGCCGAGAACCGTCCCATCATTGGTCGCCCGATTCCGACCACCACCACCCTGATCATGGACGAGCGCTCGCAACTCGTGCCGCTCGGCGTGCCTGGCGAGATCTGTGTCGGCGGGGAAGGCTTGGCGCGCGGCTATCTCCGTCGCGAGGAACTGACGCGCGAAAAATTCATCGCTCATCCCTATGAGCCGGGTCAGCGCCTTTACCGTTCCGGCGATCTCGGTCGATTGCAGGCCGACGGCACCATGCTTCATCTCGGTCGAATTGACGATCAAGTGCAGGTGCGGGGCTTCCGCGTGGAATTGGGGGAAATTCAAACCCGACTGCTGCAACATCCCGCCGTGACCGCCGCTGAAGTCGTGGCCCGCGACCGGAAAGACGGCACCACGGAGCTGGTCTCCTACTTGGTGGCCAAAACGGCCGTGACGACCGCGGCATTACGTCACCATGTCGCGGATACATTGCCCGACTACATGGTGCCGAACACGTTCGTGCTGCTCGAAACCATGCCCGTGACCGTCAACGGCAAAATTGATCGTCGGGCCCTCCCCGACCCCGCCGAGTCGCTCACGGCTTCCGGCCCCGTATTTTCGCCTCCGGTCGGTGACGTCGAGTGCTTCCTCGCCGACACTTTTGCCGCGTTGTTGTCAGTCGAAAACGTCGGCCGGGACCATCACTTCTTTGAGCTGGGCGGACACTCTCTGCTCGCCGCCCAGCTTGTTTCCCGCCTCCGCGAACGCTTCCACGTCGAAATCCCCCTGCGCCACGTCTTCGAATCTCCCTCCGTCGCTGCTCTGGCCACAGTGATCACCTCAGCTCGTTCGTCGGTCACCGCTTCGGCGACCGACTCCCCGACCGCTATCCCGCGGGCGGCGCGTCGTGTCGCCGCCCCCGCTGCGCTAACCGAATCGTGA
- a CDS encoding SDR family NAD(P)-dependent oxidoreductase, whose protein sequence is MSSAADTTRSPRDQDIAVIGMACRFPGAPDLAAFLDLLRSGREGITHFTVEELIAAGLDPKLVNRPDYVRANAVLPEPGRFDAAFFGYTPREAELLDIQQRAFLETAWTAVEHAGYDPTQLTGPCGVFAGSGLNTYLLHQIAANPAAIASAGEFQVMIANDKDHLATRVAYKLNLTGPGLTVQTACSTSLVAVHLACQSLLSGESEVALAGGVSIRVPQTTGYLHQEGMILSADGHCRAFDADASGTVGGNGVGAVLLKRASDAIADGDSIHAIVRGSAINNDGAAKVGYTAPGLDGQATVIAEALAVAEVDPDDIGYVETHGTGTKLGDPLEVAALTKAFRRGTKRTGFCALGAVKTNVGHLDAAAGIAGFIKTVLTLRERTFFPTLHYRRANPQIDFPRSPFRVATNLADWSAPSHQTRRAGVSSFGIGGTNVHMVLEEAPSVASPTNRDTPVSSQLFVVSARTAEGRDELASALPAFPLDGHARDAAFTLATGRKAFSARAALVGACVASAQEISRDHADRPRSVAFLFPGQGAQTPGMAAGLYDQDPEFRAVIDRGAMTLQPHLNGRDIRPLLLGSPDDTAAAATLTRTSITQPALFLVSHALAQRWLALGVEPTVMLGHSIGEWVAACLAGVFSVEDALSLVALRGRTMEAQPAGAMLAVNLAETAIRENLPAGLTIAAVNAPDQTVLSGPTDSIEAHATRLQAQGVTALRLRTSHAFHSAAMQPAADALEAALRRITLHRPSRPWISNVTGTWITDDEAISPGYWARQLREPVRFSDGVETLLAQGPTVFLEVGPGRTATGLVRRHADWNDSHRVVASLPPPATAASLLPALGQLWCTGGAVDWHQFYAGETRRRVPLPTYPFGGDVYWIDAAIASSGDSTAPRAPAEWLHLPSWQRTGAPRPIAAVTDGAWAIVGGTASWRDAFHDHLQAAGAAVGEPGSARWIIDLRGTESDAGGTGGFENLRALAAQLAARDPVSASRLLIVTTGLAALAGEQAIQPEKSLLLGPARVLPREVSGCDTRIVDLIASTPLTPAMVVALLDEARSDDGGAVVLWRGGRRWTEAVNALPAPEPISTPTAAPTLITGGLGGLGFAVAQSMAAQADASLVLMGRSPLNESNRSKIATLRAQGATVEYHAIDVTETSALAALHDDLIARGVKCTRLIHAAGQPSSGTLLRSTAANSAAVLAPKVQGTIALWKIWGGDLSHGLVLMSSLSARLGEFGQADYAAANAFLDAFAVAHHTEDRPIISLAWDTWDEVGMAARLSTQPALATWYAERRSWMIKPVDGVNVLRIAIAQREPHVLIATHALEGRQVTPLEASAPAATVTGKPPTRHPRPNLPTAFTSPTSATETRLATIWSELLGIEPVGVQDNFFDLGGHSLLATQVIARLRDRTSSPVTLAAFFEHPTIHGLAELIDGNAVESSAPPPLSPRKHPDHTAPLSFAQESLWLLDRMAGGSVHYNEFGAQRIRGPLQPERLAAALRHVASRHEVLRTAFVEQAGNPVQRIMAVEELDWKLPVLDWSDQPDTTRANALTDLAATLVGTPFDLAQPPLLRARLVRHGESDHSLMIVVHHIVFDGWSSRNFFAEMLAAYAEQELPALAVQYADFAHWQRRSMDGPRRATLETFWREQMTPLSAPLALSTDRPRPTRQTFTGRRQAVVIDAELTAAISQLGRRHDASLFMTVLAGYAAVLARHAAQDEVVIGSPTAGRKQADLEPLIGYFVNPLPLRLAPGHAASFSALMRQTRETLLAAYAHQDLPFSQIVETVAPPRDPARSPLFQAMLVFQNRTPMPAAPAGWSIEAWEPTNGPARSDLDLYLWEQDDHLSGYFLYNTDLFDVGTVDRLTRRLVTFLTHATQTPDAPLGSLKMEASFVLPGLGSRRSRSTDS, encoded by the coding sequence ATGAGTTCCGCCGCCGACACCACACGCTCCCCTCGCGATCAGGACATTGCCGTCATCGGCATGGCATGCCGTTTCCCGGGTGCCCCGGACCTCGCTGCGTTTTTGGACCTGTTGCGCTCGGGCCGCGAAGGCATCACGCATTTTACCGTCGAAGAACTCATCGCGGCCGGCCTCGACCCCAAGCTGGTCAACCGTCCCGACTACGTGCGCGCCAACGCCGTGCTGCCGGAACCCGGCCGGTTCGATGCCGCGTTCTTTGGCTACACTCCGCGTGAAGCAGAGCTGTTGGACATCCAACAACGCGCCTTTCTCGAGACCGCTTGGACCGCCGTCGAGCACGCCGGTTATGACCCGACACAGCTGACCGGCCCGTGTGGAGTCTTTGCCGGATCCGGACTCAACACCTACTTGCTGCACCAAATCGCAGCCAATCCCGCCGCCATCGCTTCGGCCGGCGAATTCCAGGTGATGATCGCGAATGACAAGGATCACCTCGCCACCCGCGTCGCCTACAAACTCAACCTCACCGGTCCCGGCCTGACTGTGCAGACCGCGTGTTCGACCTCGCTCGTCGCGGTTCACCTCGCTTGCCAAAGCCTACTCTCCGGGGAAAGCGAAGTGGCTCTCGCCGGCGGGGTCTCAATCCGCGTGCCTCAAACCACCGGCTACCTGCATCAGGAAGGCATGATCCTGTCGGCCGACGGCCATTGCCGCGCTTTCGATGCCGACGCATCCGGCACGGTGGGAGGCAACGGCGTCGGGGCGGTGCTCCTGAAGCGCGCCAGCGATGCCATCGCCGACGGTGACAGCATTCACGCCATCGTGCGCGGTTCCGCGATCAACAACGATGGCGCCGCCAAGGTAGGCTACACCGCACCCGGTCTGGACGGCCAAGCCACGGTCATTGCCGAAGCGCTGGCCGTGGCCGAGGTTGACCCCGACGACATCGGCTACGTCGAAACCCATGGCACTGGCACCAAACTGGGCGACCCACTGGAAGTGGCGGCTTTGACCAAAGCGTTCCGACGTGGCACCAAACGCACCGGCTTTTGCGCATTGGGAGCTGTGAAGACGAATGTGGGGCATCTGGACGCGGCGGCCGGGATCGCGGGATTCATCAAAACCGTGCTGACACTGCGCGAACGCACATTCTTTCCGACCCTGCATTATCGTCGCGCCAATCCCCAGATTGATTTCCCCCGCTCACCTTTCCGGGTCGCGACCAACCTGGCAGACTGGAGCGCCCCTTCCCACCAAACACGACGCGCCGGAGTGAGTTCGTTCGGGATCGGCGGGACCAACGTGCACATGGTGCTGGAGGAGGCGCCGTCGGTCGCTTCGCCAACCAACCGCGACACGCCCGTTTCCTCTCAATTATTTGTCGTCTCCGCCCGCACCGCCGAAGGCCGCGACGAACTGGCCTCCGCGTTGCCCGCGTTTCCTCTGGATGGGCATGCCCGCGATGCGGCGTTTACGCTCGCCACGGGTCGCAAGGCCTTTTCGGCCCGCGCCGCGCTCGTCGGGGCCTGCGTGGCCTCCGCGCAGGAGATTTCCCGCGATCACGCCGACCGACCTCGATCGGTGGCATTTCTATTTCCCGGTCAAGGGGCGCAGACGCCGGGCATGGCAGCGGGACTCTACGATCAGGACCCGGAGTTCCGAGCCGTCATCGATCGCGGCGCGATGACATTGCAACCCCATTTGAACGGACGGGACATCCGCCCGCTGTTGCTGGGTTCACCCGACGATACCGCAGCCGCCGCGACCCTGACCCGCACTTCGATCACGCAACCCGCCCTCTTTCTGGTTTCGCACGCGCTGGCCCAACGCTGGTTGGCGCTGGGCGTTGAGCCCACGGTCATGCTCGGGCACAGTATCGGCGAATGGGTGGCCGCTTGTCTGGCCGGAGTGTTCAGCGTCGAAGACGCCTTGTCCCTGGTCGCACTACGCGGTCGCACGATGGAGGCGCAGCCCGCCGGCGCCATGCTCGCGGTCAATCTCGCTGAGACGGCGATCCGGGAAAATCTACCAGCCGGCCTCACCATCGCCGCCGTCAACGCGCCCGATCAAACCGTGCTGAGCGGACCAACCGATTCAATCGAGGCCCACGCGACCCGGCTGCAAGCACAAGGGGTCACGGCTTTGCGTTTGCGCACGTCACACGCCTTCCATTCCGCCGCCATGCAGCCAGCGGCGGATGCCCTTGAAGCGGCTCTGCGGCGGATCACGCTGCACCGTCCGTCCCGTCCGTGGATATCCAATGTCACCGGCACGTGGATTACCGACGACGAAGCCATCTCACCCGGTTATTGGGCGCGCCAACTGCGGGAGCCCGTGCGGTTTTCCGACGGAGTAGAAACGTTGCTCGCCCAAGGTCCCACGGTCTTCCTCGAAGTAGGTCCGGGGCGCACCGCCACGGGACTCGTCCGTCGCCATGCTGACTGGAATGACTCGCACCGGGTCGTGGCGTCGCTGCCCCCGCCTGCCACCGCGGCGAGCCTGTTGCCCGCCCTGGGTCAACTCTGGTGCACCGGTGGCGCGGTCGACTGGCACCAGTTTTATGCCGGAGAGACCCGACGCCGCGTGCCGTTGCCCACGTATCCATTTGGAGGTGACGTCTATTGGATCGATGCGGCCATCGCCTCATCCGGCGATTCGACTGCGCCCCGAGCTCCGGCAGAATGGTTGCACCTGCCCTCATGGCAACGCACCGGCGCACCGCGTCCCATCGCGGCCGTCACGGACGGAGCATGGGCGATTGTCGGTGGCACGGCATCGTGGCGCGACGCATTTCATGACCATTTGCAGGCCGCAGGAGCGGCCGTGGGAGAACCCGGCTCCGCCCGCTGGATTATTGATTTGCGCGGCACGGAGTCCGACGCTGGCGGCACCGGGGGATTCGAAAATCTCCGCGCACTGGCCGCCCAACTCGCAGCGCGCGATCCCGTTTCCGCTAGCCGTTTGCTGATCGTGACGACCGGACTGGCGGCCTTGGCGGGGGAGCAGGCGATCCAACCTGAAAAATCTCTGTTACTCGGACCCGCCCGCGTATTGCCACGTGAAGTCTCCGGTTGTGATACCCGTATCGTCGATCTGATCGCGTCCACGCCCCTCACCCCGGCAATGGTTGTCGCCTTGCTCGATGAAGCGAGGTCTGACGACGGCGGTGCCGTCGTGCTCTGGCGTGGCGGACGACGATGGACCGAAGCCGTCAATGCACTGCCGGCACCGGAGCCGATCTCCACGCCGACGGCAGCTCCCACCTTGATCACGGGGGGGCTGGGCGGCCTTGGCTTCGCCGTGGCCCAATCAATGGCCGCGCAAGCCGACGCCTCGTTGGTTCTGATGGGACGCTCCCCCCTCAACGAGTCGAACCGATCGAAAATCGCCACCCTTCGCGCCCAGGGCGCAACCGTGGAGTATCACGCGATCGACGTCACCGAGACATCGGCTCTCGCGGCGCTTCACGATGATCTCATCGCCCGAGGCGTGAAATGCACCCGCCTCATTCATGCCGCCGGACAGCCCTCAAGCGGCACCCTCCTGCGCAGCACCGCTGCGAACTCCGCAGCAGTTCTGGCGCCCAAGGTGCAAGGCACGATCGCGTTGTGGAAAATCTGGGGGGGCGACCTTTCCCATGGGTTGGTTTTGATGTCGTCGCTCTCCGCCCGTCTCGGTGAGTTCGGACAAGCCGACTACGCTGCGGCCAACGCGTTTCTCGATGCCTTCGCCGTGGCCCATCACACCGAGGATCGGCCGATCATCAGCTTGGCGTGGGATACGTGGGACGAAGTGGGCATGGCTGCGCGGCTCAGCACACAGCCGGCCTTGGCGACCTGGTATGCCGAGCGTCGATCGTGGATGATCAAGCCCGTCGACGGCGTAAACGTGCTGCGCATCGCGATCGCTCAACGCGAGCCCCATGTATTGATCGCCACTCATGCATTGGAGGGCCGCCAGGTTACGCCGTTGGAGGCTTCCGCTCCCGCGGCCACCGTGACTGGAAAGCCGCCCACACGTCATCCCCGTCCCAACCTCCCCACCGCATTCACGAGTCCCACCAGCGCAACCGAAACACGTTTGGCGACCATTTGGAGCGAGTTGCTGGGCATCGAGCCGGTGGGGGTTCAGGACAACTTTTTCGATTTGGGCGGACATTCCTTGCTGGCGACCCAAGTCATCGCCCGATTGCGCGACCGCACGTCCAGCCCGGTCACGCTGGCGGCCTTTTTCGAACACCCCACCATTCATGGTTTGGCCGAACTGATCGACGGCAACGCCGTGGAATCAAGCGCCCCGCCCCCGCTCTCTCCCCGGAAGCACCCCGACCACACCGCGCCACTGTCATTTGCCCAAGAATCCCTGTGGTTGCTCGACCGCATGGCCGGAGGCAGTGTCCACTACAACGAATTTGGGGCGCAACGCATTCGCGGTCCGCTTCAACCCGAACGGCTCGCCGCCGCGCTTCGTCACGTCGCATCGCGTCACGAAGTGTTGCGCACGGCCTTCGTTGAGCAAGCGGGCAACCCGGTGCAGCGCATCATGGCGGTCGAAGAACTGGATTGGAAACTGCCTGTGCTGGACTGGTCCGATCAACCCGACACCACCCGCGCCAATGCACTGACTGACCTGGCCGCGACGCTCGTGGGCACACCGTTCGATCTCGCCCAGCCGCCATTGCTGCGCGCCCGATTGGTGCGACACGGAGAGTCCGATCACAGTCTGATGATCGTGGTGCATCACATTGTTTTCGACGGCTGGTCTTCCCGCAACTTCTTCGCGGAAATGCTGGCGGCCTACGCCGAGCAGGAGCTGCCGGCCCTTGCGGTGCAATATGCCGACTTCGCTCACTGGCAGCGACGGTCAATGGACGGTCCCCGTCGCGCCACGCTCGAAACCTTCTGGCGCGAGCAAATGACACCGCTATCCGCACCGCTTGCGCTATCCACGGATCGTCCTCGCCCGACCCGCCAAACGTTCACCGGTCGTCGGCAAGCAGTCGTCATCGACGCCGAACTCACGGCCGCCATCTCCCAACTGGGTCGCCGCCATGACGCCTCGCTCTTCATGACGGTGCTCGCAGGCTACGCCGCGGTGCTCGCCCGCCACGCCGCGCAAGATGAAGTGGTGATTGGCAGCCCGACCGCCGGTCGCAAGCAGGCGGATCTGGAACCGTTGATCGGCTATTTTGTAAATCCGTTGCCGCTGCGCCTCGCCCCAGGTCACGCCGCCAGCTTCAGCGCGCTCATGCGACAGACGCGCGAGACTTTGCTCGCGGCCTACGCCCATCAGGACCTGCCGTTTTCCCAAATCGTCGAAACCGTGGCCCCTCCCCGTGACCCTGCTCGTTCCCCGCTGTTTCAAGCCATGTTGGTGTTTCAAAACCGCACGCCCATGCCAGCTGCTCCCGCCGGTTGGTCGATCGAAGCCTGGGAACCGACCAACGGGCCCGCCCGTTCCGACCTGGACCTGTATTTGTGGGAACAGGACGATCATCTGTCCGGATATTTTCTCTACAATACCGACCTGTTTGACGTCGGCACCGTTGATCGTCTCACCCGCCGATTAGTGACTTTCCTCACCCACGCCACCCAAACGCCGGATGCCCCCCTCGGTTCGTTGAAAATGGAGGCATCTTTTGTGCTGCCTGGACTTGGCAGCCGGCGCTCTCGTTCGACAGACTCTTAA